From Choloepus didactylus isolate mChoDid1 chromosome 25 unlocalized genomic scaffold, mChoDid1.pri SUPER_25_unloc1, whole genome shotgun sequence, a single genomic window includes:
- the CNN2 gene encoding calponin-2, which produces MSSTQFNKGPSYGLSAEVKNRLLSKYDPQKEAELRSWIEGLTGLSIGPDFQKGLKDGVILCTLMNKLQPGSVPKINRSNQNWHQLENLSHFIKALVSYGMNPVDLFEANDLFESGNMTQVQVSLLALAGKAKTKGLQSGMDIGVKYSEKQERNFDDATMKAGQCVIGLQMGTNKCASQSGMTAYGTRRHLYDPKNHILPPMDHSTISLQMGTNKCASQVGMTAPGTRRHIYDTKLGTDKCDNSSMSLQMGYTQGANQSGQVFGLGRQIYDPKYCPQGPAADGAPEGAGDCPDPGEAPEYPPYCQEEAGY; this is translated from the exons ctcctgtcCAAATATGACCCTCAGAAGGAGGCGGAGCTCCGCAGCTGGATCGAGGGGCTCACGGGACTCTCCATTGGCCCCGATTTCCAGAAAGGCCTGAAGGATGGAGTCATCTTATGCAC ACTCATGAACAAGCTGCAACCAGGCTCAGTTCCCAAAATCAACCGCTCCAACCAGAACTGGCACCAG ctgGAGAACCTGTCCCACTTCATCAAGGCCCTGGTGAGCTACGGCATGAACCCCGTGGACCTGTTTGAGGCCAACGACCTGTTTGAGAGTGGGAACATGACGCAGGTGCAGGTGTCTCTGCTCGCCCTGGCGGGGAAG GCCAAGACGAAGGGGCTGCAGAGCGGCATGGACATCGGTGTCAAGTATTCGGAGAAGCAGGAGCGGAACTTCGACGACGCCACCATGAAAGCCGGCCAGTGCGTCATCGGGCTGCAG ATGGGCACCAACAAGTGCGCCAGCCAGTCGGGCATGACGGCCTACGGCACCAGACGGCACCTCTATGACCCCAAGAACCACATCCTGCCGCCCATGGATCACTCTACCATCAGCCTGCAGATGGGCACCAACAAGTGTGCCAGCCAG gTGGGCATGACGGCGCCGGGGACCCGGCGGCACATCTACGACACCAAGCTGGGCACCGACAAGTGCGATAACTCCTCCATGTCCCTGCAGATGGGCTACACGCAGGGCGCCAACCAGAGCGGCCAGGTGTTCGGCCTGGGCCGGCAGATATATGACCCCAAGTACTGCCCGCAAGGCCCCGCGGCCGACGGGGCTCCCGAGGGTGCCGGCGACTGCCCAGACCCCGGAGAGGCCCCCGAGTATCCCCCCTACTGCCAGGAGGAGGCAGGCTACTGA
- the LOC119525198 gene encoding translation initiation factor IF-2-like, with translation MAELDRAQGRGGGQAEGPSRDLIPPSQGTGFQKALLRARARRGGLEDPPPDRPGRSLGSPLPLPGVQQTPPGVPTRVPGPRPHLSRPPPTPIFRADNRSGYWDGRLTRPGGSPRLSPHSQKGKLRPRGSGKGGSVDSASTPRFPANLPPRPQPRILVPRVRPPLRDPLTVRAPPASLQPPSPRRSETGSAAPLRGALGGRCGPADRRRRPGCPGARGRARPRPRPLPLARGPATYAPARPGPRPLGEEAGPRRAGFLKGAARLLLHHRRAAGRLPTPKSRLQHRSAPTFRGGRRSQPDRPATLEDSTSHSVNGGCFLSNTDRARKFASWMGKLQQRPPPHTDTDTAFPPPSLAAQNC, from the exons ATGGCGGAGCTGGacagggcacagggcaggggtgggggtcaggCCGAGGGCCCCTCTCGGGACCTCATCCCTCCATCCCAAGGCACAGGGTTCCAGAAGGCTCTGCTGAGGGCCAG GGCTCGCCGCGGGGGCCTGGAAGACCCTCCCCCTGACCGTCCGGGGCGGAGCCTCGGCTCTCCTCTCCCGTTGCCCGGCGTCCAGCAGACCCCACCTGGGGTCCCCACCCGGGTCCCGGGACCCCGGCCCCATCTCTCCCGCCCTCCCCCGACCCCGATATTCCGCGCTGATAACCGCAGCGGTTACTGGGATGGACGCTTGACACGCCCGGGTGGAAGTCCCAGGCTGTCACCCCATTCacagaaagggaaactgaggccaag GGGAAGCGGGAAAGGGGGGAGCGTGGACTCGGCCAGCACCCCGCGATTCCCGGCGAACCTGcctcccaggccccagccccgcATCCTCGTTCCTCGGGTCCGCCCTCCTCTCCGGGACCCTCTCACCGTTCGAGCCCCCCCGGCTTCGCTGCAGCCGCCTTCCCCCCGTCGCTCGGAGACCGGGAGCGCGGCCCCTTTAAGAGGAGCCCTGGGAGGGCGCTGCGGCCCCGCAGaccgccgccgccgccctggGTGTCCGGGCGCCAGAGGCCGCGCTCGGCCACGCCCCCGCCCGCTGCCATTGGCCCGCGGCCCCGCCACTTACGCGCCAGCCCGGCCGGGTCCGCGTCCGCTGGGGGAGGAGGCGGGACCGCGCCGCGCCGGGTTTCTTAAAGGGGCCGCGCGCCTCTTGCTGCATCATCGTCGGGCGGCCGGGCGCCTCCCCACGCCGAAGAGCCGCCTGCAGCACCGCAGCGCCCCCACTTTCCGCGGGGGGCGCAGGTCCCAGCCAGATCGCCCCGCGACCCTGGAGGACTCCACTAGTCACTCCGTAAACGGGG gTTGCTTTCTCTCCAACACAGATCGGGCCCGGAAATTTGCTTCCTGGATGGGCAAGCTCCAGCAGAGACCCCCACCCCACACGGATACAGACACAGCCTtccccccacccagcctggcAGCTCAGAACTGCTAA